In the genome of Dermatobacter hominis, the window CCCCCGGCACCGGCCCGGCCGAGGGCACCCCCGAGTTCGACGCCGAGATGGCGAAGTGGGGTGAGCTGATGGGCGAGCTCGGCGGCGCCGGCGCCCTGGTCGCCGCCCACGGGCTCGACACCGAGGCGACCGCCACCACGGTCCGCATCCGCGACGAGGAGTTGCTGGTGACCGACGGCCCCTTCGCCGAGACGAAGGAGTCGTTCTTCAGCTACATCATCATCGACGTCGCCGACCTCGACGCCGCCCTCGGCTGGGCGAAGCGGATGCCGAACGCCACGTACGGATCCGTCGAGGTGCGGCCGCTGTCGAGCCACGAGCAGGACGCCTGAGCCGTTGCCGGACCCTGGTGGCGGCGGCGCAGCCCAGCTGGCCATCGAGCGGGCGTACCGCGAGGAGTGGACCGCGCTCCTCGCGACGCTCGCCGGTCAGGTGGGGGGCGACATCGGGCTCGCCGAGGACGCCGTCGCCGAGGCGTTCGCCGCCGCGGCGGCGGAGTGGCCGGCGAGCGGCGTCCCGGCCCGCCCGGGCGGGTGGTTGACGACCGTCGCCCGACGACGGGCGATCGACGCGCTCCGCCGCGGCCGGACCCGCGCCGCCACCCAGGCCGCCCTCGAGCTGGAAGCCCTCGTGCGCGACGACGACACCCCGACCGCGGGAGACCACGGCCACGACCGCAGCGGCGTGGCCGACGATCGCCTCCGCCTGCTCTTCACCTGCTGCCACCCGGCGCTCGCCCTCGATGCCCGGGTGGCGCTCACGCTCCGCGCCGTCGGCGGCCTCGAGGTGCCGGAGATCGCCCGCGCGTTCCTGACCACCGAGTCGACGATGTACCAGCGCCTGGTGCGGGCGAAGCGCAAGGTGAAGGCGGCCGGCATCCCGTACCGCGTGCCCGCCGACGACGAGCTGCCCGAGCGGCTCGGCGGTGCGCTCCACGTGCTGCACCTCGTCTACACCGAGGGCCACGTCGCCACCACGGGCGACGACCTCGTGCGGGCCGACCTCTGCGACGAGGCCATCCGCCTGACCCGCCTGGTCGTCGAGCTGCTGCCCGAGGCCGAGGCCCACGGCCTGCTCGCCCTCCTGCTGCTCACCGACGCCCGCCGGCCCGCCCGCACGGACGCCGACGGCACGCCGATCAGCCTCGAGGACCAGGACCGCTCGGTCTGGGACCGCGACGCCGTCGTCGAGGGCACCGCCGTGCTCGACCACGCGCTCGGGCGCGGCACCCCCGGGCCGTTCCAGGTCCAGGGCGCGATCGCGGCGCTCCACGCCGAGGCGCCGTCCTGGGACGCCACCGACTGGCCGCAGATCGCCGCCCTGTACGGCGAGCTCGAGCGGCTCGCCCCGTCGCCGGTCGTCACGCTCAACCGCGCCGCCGCCCTCGCGATGGCCGACGGCCCCCACGTCGGGCTCGGGCTGCTCGCCACCCTGGACGGCGACGCCCGACTCGACCGGTACCAACCGCTGCACGCCACCCGCGCCGAGCTGCTCGCCCGCGCCGGCGACGTCGACGGGGCCACCGATGCGTACCGCCGAGCGATCGACCTCACGCAGAACCCCGCCGAGCGACGAGCGCTGGTGGCCCGGGCCGCCCGGTTCGGGTGTGCGGTCGAGCCGTGAGCCTCGCCAGGACCGTTGCGACGGTCGACCTCGACGACGCCGGCGAGCGGGGCCTGTCGGGCTGCCCGCAGCCCTGAGCCGGCGGGTCGGTCAGCCGATCGTGGCCGTCGGCGCAGGGAGCCGTGGACCGCTCGCAGCGTCGACGACCGACGCCGACGCGTCGCGTGCCTCGGCGCCGACCGCGGCGAGGCCGGCCTCGTCGCCCTCGCGGTACCGCACCATCGAGGCGTCGACGGCGGGGCTCATCACCTGGCGGCGGCCGAGGTACGGCTCGTCCTGGTGGTCCAGGCCGACGGCGTGCCCCAGCTCGTGCAGGAGGATCGGCCGCCGGTGCACGGCGTCGCCGAGGAGCTCGGGCACCACCGAGATGCGGACGTCGCGGATGACGTGCGCATCGGCCCAGGTCAGGGCGACCTGCCCCCAGAGCTCGGCGCAGCCGACGGCCGGCGGCGGGCAGTAGGAGCCCAGGACGATCGTGATCTCGGGCGTCGTGCCGGCGAGGTCCGGCTCGATCCCGGTCGCGGCCGGTCCGACGGTGATGGCGATCCCCGACAACCGGGTGACCTCGGCCGCGGCGCTGACGACGTCGGGGGTCAGGGCCGCCGCCGACGGGTGGATGCGCACGACGTAGGCGCTCGACGGCGCCCAGCCGGTCAGGCGATACCCGCCCTGCTCGGTGCTCGCGGGGCCGCGGGGCACGAACCGGCTGGTCGCCGGTGAGCAGGCCGCGAGCGGCACGACGGCCGCGACGAGCAGGACCGCCGGGAGGGCCCGGACGGCCGGAGGTCGGTGCATGGGGGGTCCTTCCGCTGGGTCCTCGTGTTCGGTGGCGGCCGCACAGATGTTGAGCGCGATGATCCCGATTGCTCAGCGGCGGGAACAACGACTGGGCCGGGTGGTTGACCCCACCTGGTCCGCGCGCCCCCCGATGGGCCGACCGACCCACCACCGGCTCGATCGACGAGCCACCCACCCCCGATGGAGGACACGACCATGCCGCTCGACGCCGACCTCAAGGCGCTCGCCCAGGGCAAGAACTTCGCCGCGCTGACCACGCTGATGCCCGACGGCCAGCCGCAGACCCAGATCATGTGGGTCGGTGCGGACGACGACCAGCTGATCATCAACACCACGGTCGATCGGCAGAAGTTCCGCAACGTCCAGGCCGACCCCAGGGTGGCGGTCACGGTCTTCGAGTCGGACAACCCGTACCGCTACGTCGAGGCCCGCGGCGTCGTCGCCCGCACCCAGGACGGGCCGCCTGCGGCCGACAGCATCAACGCCCTGTCCGAGAAGTACACCGGCGGCCCCTACGGCATGGGCCCGACCGACGTGCGCGTCATCCTGTTCATCGACGTCGAGCGCGTCCACAAGAACGGCTTCTGACCGACGCGGCTGCGCCGTTCCCGGTCAGGGGATCGGGAACGGCTCGTAGCCGGGCGCGAGCAGCGGCCACGGCCGGGCCTGCTCGAGCACCTCGGCCACGCCGAGCGCCAGCCCGTCGGCCCAGCGCGGTGCGACGAGCTGCAGGCCCATCGGCAGGCCGAGGTCGCCGACGCCCATCGGCACGCTGACAGCGGGGTGCCCCGTGAGGTTGAGGTCGGGGGTGTTCACCCCGATCGTCGGGTCGCCCTCGACCGACCCGGCCTCCGACGGCGTCGGCCCCTCGGGGCCCCAGCCCTGCACGTTCAGCGTGGGCACCGCCAGCACGCCCTCGGCTCCGATCGCGTCGTCGATGCGGGCGCCCAGCGCGTGCCGACGCCGGGTGGCGGCCAGGTAGTCCTCGGTCGTGACGGTGATGCCGAACCGCAGGATCTCGTGCAGCGAGTCGTCGAAGGCGTCCCACCGGTCGCGCTCGTCGGCGAGGCTGTGCGCGAGCTCGCACGACGAGATGAAGAACCAGTCGATCAGGCTCTGGCCGTCGCACGGCGCCTCGATGCGCTCGACCACGAGGCCCGATGCGGCCAGGGCGTCGAGCGACGCCTCGAAGGCCGCCTCGATGACCGGGTCGACGTCGGCACGGAAGGTCCGGCAGGCGAGCACGCGCGCCGGGCGCGTCGGGGTGAACTGCCCCGGCGCGGTCGGGGCCGACAGCCAGTCGCCTGGCGCCGGTCCGGCGACGACCTCGGCCTGGTACGTGACGTCGGCGACCGTGTGGCCCGTGACGCCCTGCGTGGACAGCTCGATCCAGCGGGGCAGCACGTTGCGCCCGAACGAGCCGGTCGTCGGCTTGAGGCCCACCAGCCCGCACAGCGAGGCCGGGATGCGCACGCTGCCACCGCCGTCCGAGGTCGTCGCGATCGGCACGAACCCGGCGGCCAGCGCGGCGGCGGACCCCCCGCTCGAGCCGCCGGGCGAGAGCTCGGTGTTCCACGGGTTGCGGGTGGCGCCGAAGACGAGGTTGGTCGTGAAGGGCGCGTGGCCGAAGGCGGGCGAGTTCGTCCGGCCGACGACGATCGCCCCCGCTTCCCGCAGTCGCGCCACGACGGCGTCGTCGACGTCGTCGGGCGGGGCGTCGGCGTGGATGGTGGTGCCGAACGTCGTCACGGAACCCTCGCAGCGCGCCATGTCCTTGACCAGCACCGGCAGGCCGGCCAGCGCGCCGGCGCCGTCGTGGTCCGCCGCGGCCCGGCGGGCCGATTCGGCCTCGAGGCGGACGACCGCGCCGATGTCGCCGTCGCCGGCCTCGATCCGCCGGATCGCCTCGTCGACCAGCTCGAGGGGGGTCACGGTGCCGCTGCGGACGGCGTGGGCCAGCTCGCTCAACATCGGGCCGACGCTACCGGGGACGGGGCGGGCGACCGAGAGAGCCCCTTGCGACATCATCGTGCCGTCTCTATGTTGTTCGGCATGCCTAACGCACGGGACCCGGGGGACGCGGCGGTCGACGGTCCGGGGGTACGGAATCCGCGGTGGCCGTCGCGCCCACGACACGTGGCGCGATCCGTGCTGCGTGAGGCGATCGTGCTCGCCCACACGGTGCCGGGCGCCGAGCTCCGGCTCGTGACCGACCGCGGCGAGCTCGTGGTCGGCCGCCACCCCACCCACGACCTCTCGCCCTGCGAGCTGCGCCAGGCGCTCCTCGCCGGCGCGGCGCCGGGCGGCGCCGACTGCTTCCGGGCCGTGCGCCGTGTGGAGCTCGGCGGGTCGCTGCGCGACCTCGGCGGCGGTATGTACGAGCTGTGGCCGTCGGACGGGTCGCCGGCCCAGCGCTGGTTCGCCACCACGCTCCACCCCCGCGACATCGTCGAGCTCGTGAAGGCCTGCGACCTCGACGTCGCCGACGACGCGATGGACGCGGGCGTCGCCACCGACGCGCCGCTCGGCATCTCGGCGGTGAAGGTCTCGCCGTCGCTCCCGGAGCACCGCGATCGCCTCGACGAGGTGGCCCGCTGGTTCCTCGAGCGCTGCGTGGTCGAGGAGCTCGTCCAGCGGGTCGAGGCCGAGACCGTCCCGCCCGGCGGCTGAGCACCCCCCCCCTCGCCGGCTCTGTTCCACCATTTCGACGCTGGAACGTCGAAATGGTGGAACAGAGCGGGCGGGGTGGGCGGATCGGGCGGGTTCAGGAGCGGGCCGTGATGCGGTGGAGCCGGTGGGCCACGCCCTTGAGCTCCTTGTGCAGGCCGACGAACTCCTGGTGGCGGTCCTGGTAGAGGGCGGCGGCGTCGGGATCGGGCCGGAACACCCGGTCGACCGTGGCGCACGCGGCGACGTCGCGGACGTCGAGGCGCCCGGTGACGAGCCCCGCGAACAGCGCCGCGCCCCGCACGTTGGCGACCAGCGGCTGGGCGACGCGGTGCACCGGCCGCCCGATGACGTCGGCGTGGATCTGGCACCACACGTCGGACTGGGCGCCCCCGCCGATGCCGCGCAGGTCGACGATCGGGTGCTTCAGCACCTGCTCCGACACCTCGAGCAGCCAGCGGATCTGGTGGGCCACGCCCTCGAGCACGGCCCGGACCATCTGCGGCCGCCCGGCGTCGATGCCGATGTTGAGGAAGGCGGCGCGGACCGCGGTGTCGGCGTTCGGGGAGCGCATCCCCTTCAGCCACGGGGCGAACATGACGCCGTCGGCGCCGGGCGCCACCTTCGACGCCAGGTCGTCGAGGTCCTTGAGGGTCGGCGTCGCCCCGGGCGTCAGGCCGTCGTCGGGCGCCACCACCATGTCGAGCAGCCACTCCATGCTGGCGCCGCCGCAGTCGTGGTTGTTGACCAGCACGTACTGGCCCTCGAGGGCGGCGGGGAACGTCGCCATCTGGTTCATCAGCGACGTGCGCTTGGTGTGCGTGTGGCACCCGACCCAGGCCGAGGTGCTGATCGACAGGTGGCCGTGGAAGTCGGTGACCGCACCCGATCCGAGCGTCGCGGCGTGCAGGTCGGGGAGCCCGGTGACGACCGGCGTCCCGGCCGGGATGCCGAGCTCGTCGGCGACGTCGGGGAGCACCCCGCCGACGACCGAGCGGATGGGGCGCAGCGGCGGCAGCCGGTCGATGTCGGTGCCCGCGTACCGGGCGAGCAGCGGGTCGTAGGACACCGCGTCGAGCACGCGGTTGTCGGTGAGGAAGCTGGCCAGCATCGACGCCTGGCTCGCGGCCACCTCGCCGGTGAGACGCAGGTTGAGGAAGTCGACCGGCTCCATGAAGTGGGCGGTCCGGGCGTACACGTCGGGCTGCTCGTGGCGGATCCACAGCCGCTGGCCCATCGGGTCGTTGCCGAGGGGGCTGGGCGCGCCGCCGGTCCGGCGGATGAACTCGACGACGACGCGGGGGCGGTAGCCCTCGACCGCGAGCGTGCCGCCCAGCTGGCGCGCCGCGAGCTTCCGGGCCCGCTGGTCGAGCCAGAGGATGCAGTCGCCGACCGGCTGGCCGTCCGCGCCGACCGGCACGGTGGACCCCCACTGGCCGGTGCACGCGACGGCGACGATCTGGTCGGCTCGGGCCGTGCCGCGCTCCGACAGCAGCTGCGCGGAGGCCACGACCGCGTCCCACCACTCGGTCGCGTCCTCGACGGCGCTCCCGTCGGGGCCGGTCCGGATGGTCACGCGGCGGTGGTCGTGGTCGAGCACCTCGCCGGCGAGCGACACGTACGAGGTCTTCGGCCCGCCGGTGCCCAGGTCGATCGCGAGGACGACCTGCTGGTGGTGGTCGGTGGTCGGGCCGGTCACGCGATCAGGTCCCGGTCGTCCGGGTGCTCGTCGAGCCAGGACCGGACGAACGGGCACGTCGGGATCAGCTTGCCGCTGCGGGAGCGGATGTCCTCGAGCACGGCGGGCACGAGCACCGACCCGAGCCCACGGCCCCGGTGGTCGCGCTCGATCACCGTGTGCTGGAGGTCCCGGAGCAGCGCCGGCGGATCCGCGTCGCCGTCCTCGACCGGGCGGTCCGTGTACGTCACGTAGCCGAGCAGCTCACCGTCCTCGAGCAGCTCGTACCGGTGCATCGCCTCGACGTCCACGACCTCCATCGCCATGGCGCGACACGCTACTTCCGGGGCCGGGGACCGGCCCCATGCGGGGTCGGGTCAGGGCAGGGCCATGCGGACGATCCGCTTCACCACCGAGCCGAACTGTCGGGGGAGCGAGCCGGTCACGTACGGCAGCCCGAACCGCTCGCAGGCGTCGCGCACCTTCGGGGCGATCTCCGCGTAGCGGTTGCTCGGGAGGTCGGGGAACAGGTGGTGCTCGATCTGGTGGCTGAGGTTGCCGGTCATGAGGTGCATGAGCCGGCCACCCGAGATGTTGGCGGAGCCGATCACCTGGCGGACGTACCAGCCGTTGCGGTCCTCGGCGACGACGTCGTCGACGGTGAACGTGGGCACCGGCCCCGGGAAGTGTCCGCAGAAGATGACCGTGAACGCCCAGACGTTGCGGACCAGGTTGGCGGTCATGTTGCCGGCCAGCACCGGCAGGAAGAACGGCCCGGCCAGGAGCGGGTAGGCGACGTAGTCCTTGAGCACCTGCTTGCGCGCCTTCTCGGCGACCTCGTCGAGGCGGGCACGTGAGACCTCGGGGTCGGCGCGGCCGTTGAGCAGCCGCTCGACCTCGACGTCGTGGAGCGCGACCCCCCACTGGAACAGGCAGGCGAGCACCGCGGCGTACACGGGCTGGGCCAGGTACACCGGGTGCCACTTCTGGTCGGGCGTGATGCGCAGCAGGCCGTAGCCGACGTCACGGTCCTTGTGGAGCACGTTGGTCCAGACGTGGTGGATCTGGTTGTGGGTGTGCTTCCACTGCTCGGACGGGCAGGTGTTGTCCCACTCCCAGGTCGTCGAGTGGATCTCGGGGTCGCGCATCCAGTCCCACTGGCCGTGCATGACGTTGTGGCCGAGCTCCATGTTCTCGAGGATCTTGGCCGTGGCGAGCATGGTCGTCCCGGCGATCCAGGCCGGCGGGAGGATGCCGGCGAACAGCGCCAGGCGACCGGCGGCCTCGAGTCGCCGCTGCAGCCGGATGATGCGGTGGACGTAGGCGGCGTCGTCGGCGCCGCGCGAGGCGAGGATCTCCTGGCGCAGGCGGTCCATCTCCTCGCCGAAGGCCGCGATCTCCTCGGCGGTCAGGCCGGACGGCCCGGGGTGTGCCGGATCGGGCGCGGCGACGGCGTCGGCGGACGCGGCCGGACCCGCCTCGGTCAGGAGATCGGTGGCGGGCCGGTCCTCGGGACCGTCCACTTCGGTGCGCATGACGGCGACCATGGGTGCCTCCTC includes:
- a CDS encoding GNAT family N-acetyltransferase, with translation MAMEVVDVEAMHRYELLEDGELLGYVTYTDRPVEDGDADPPALLRDLQHTVIERDHRGRGLGSVLVPAVLEDIRSRSGKLIPTCPFVRSWLDEHPDDRDLIA
- a CDS encoding fatty acid desaturase family protein, yielding MDRLRQEILASRGADDAAYVHRIIRLQRRLEAAGRLALFAGILPPAWIAGTTMLATAKILENMELGHNVMHGQWDWMRDPEIHSTTWEWDNTCPSEQWKHTHNQIHHVWTNVLHKDRDVGYGLLRITPDQKWHPVYLAQPVYAAVLACLFQWGVALHDVEVERLLNGRADPEVSRARLDEVAEKARKQVLKDYVAYPLLAGPFFLPVLAGNMTANLVRNVWAFTVIFCGHFPGPVPTFTVDDVVAEDRNGWYVRQVIGSANISGGRLMHLMTGNLSHQIEHHLFPDLPSNRYAEIAPKVRDACERFGLPYVTGSLPRQFGSVVKRIVRMALP
- a CDS encoding xylulokinase encodes the protein MTGPTTDHHQQVVLAIDLGTGGPKTSYVSLAGEVLDHDHRRVTIRTGPDGSAVEDATEWWDAVVASAQLLSERGTARADQIVAVACTGQWGSTVPVGADGQPVGDCILWLDQRARKLAARQLGGTLAVEGYRPRVVVEFIRRTGGAPSPLGNDPMGQRLWIRHEQPDVYARTAHFMEPVDFLNLRLTGEVAASQASMLASFLTDNRVLDAVSYDPLLARYAGTDIDRLPPLRPIRSVVGGVLPDVADELGIPAGTPVVTGLPDLHAATLGSGAVTDFHGHLSISTSAWVGCHTHTKRTSLMNQMATFPAALEGQYVLVNNHDCGGASMEWLLDMVVAPDDGLTPGATPTLKDLDDLASKVAPGADGVMFAPWLKGMRSPNADTAVRAAFLNIGIDAGRPQMVRAVLEGVAHQIRWLLEVSEQVLKHPIVDLRGIGGGAQSDVWCQIHADVIGRPVHRVAQPLVANVRGAALFAGLVTGRLDVRDVAACATVDRVFRPDPDAAALYQDRHQEFVGLHKELKGVAHRLHRITARS
- a CDS encoding amidase: MLSELAHAVRSGTVTPLELVDEAIRRIEAGDGDIGAVVRLEAESARRAAADHDGAGALAGLPVLVKDMARCEGSVTTFGTTIHADAPPDDVDDAVVARLREAGAIVVGRTNSPAFGHAPFTTNLVFGATRNPWNTELSPGGSSGGSAAALAAGFVPIATTSDGGGSVRIPASLCGLVGLKPTTGSFGRNVLPRWIELSTQGVTGHTVADVTYQAEVVAGPAPGDWLSAPTAPGQFTPTRPARVLACRTFRADVDPVIEAAFEASLDALAASGLVVERIEAPCDGQSLIDWFFISSCELAHSLADERDRWDAFDDSLHEILRFGITVTTEDYLAATRRRHALGARIDDAIGAEGVLAVPTLNVQGWGPEGPTPSEAGSVEGDPTIGVNTPDLNLTGHPAVSVPMGVGDLGLPMGLQLVAPRWADGLALGVAEVLEQARPWPLLAPGYEPFPIP
- a CDS encoding YciI family protein; this translates as MKYMLLLRQTPGTGPAEGTPEFDAEMAKWGELMGELGGAGALVAAHGLDTEATATTVRIRDEELLVTDGPFAETKESFFSYIIIDVADLDAALGWAKRMPNATYGSVEVRPLSSHEQDA
- a CDS encoding PPOX class F420-dependent oxidoreductase; its protein translation is MEDTTMPLDADLKALAQGKNFAALTTLMPDGQPQTQIMWVGADDDQLIINTTVDRQKFRNVQADPRVAVTVFESDNPYRYVEARGVVARTQDGPPAADSINALSEKYTGGPYGMGPTDVRVILFIDVERVHKNGF
- a CDS encoding RNA polymerase sigma factor: MPDPGGGGAAQLAIERAYREEWTALLATLAGQVGGDIGLAEDAVAEAFAAAAAEWPASGVPARPGGWLTTVARRRAIDALRRGRTRAATQAALELEALVRDDDTPTAGDHGHDRSGVADDRLRLLFTCCHPALALDARVALTLRAVGGLEVPEIARAFLTTESTMYQRLVRAKRKVKAAGIPYRVPADDELPERLGGALHVLHLVYTEGHVATTGDDLVRADLCDEAIRLTRLVVELLPEAEAHGLLALLLLTDARRPARTDADGTPISLEDQDRSVWDRDAVVEGTAVLDHALGRGTPGPFQVQGAIAALHAEAPSWDATDWPQIAALYGELERLAPSPVVTLNRAAALAMADGPHVGLGLLATLDGDARLDRYQPLHATRAELLARAGDVDGATDAYRRAIDLTQNPAERRALVARAARFGCAVEP